Within Streptomyces roseirectus, the genomic segment GCACGTCGGAGGCCGCTTCGAGGACGGGGTGCATCGCGTCCCTCGGGGTGAACAGGCCGCACAGGAGGAGCTGGGGGAAGATCACCGCCGGCATGAACTGGACGGCCTGGAACTCGGAGGCCGCGAAGGCGGAGACGAACAGGCCGAGCGCGGTGCCGAGGAGGGCGTCCAGGAGGGCGACGAGGAGCAGGAGCCAGGGGCTTCCGGTGACGTCGAGGCCGAGGAACCAGACGGCGAGTCCGGTGGCCAGGGCCGACTGGACGATGGCGAGGGCGCCGAACGCGAGGGCGTACCCGGTGATCAGGTCGGCCTTGCCGAGCGGCATCGCCAGGAGGCGTTCGAGGGTGCCCGAGGTGCGCTCGCGCAGGGTGGCGATGGAGGTGACCAGGAACATCGTGATCAGCGGGAAGATCCCGAGGAGGGAGGCGCCGATGTTGTCGAAGGTGCGGGGGCTGCCGTCGAAGACGTAGCGCAGCAGGACGAGCAGGAGGCAGGGGAGGAGGACCAGCAGGGCGATCGTGCGCGGGTCGTGGCGGAGCTGGCGCAGGACGCGGGCGGCGGTGGCGGTGGTGCGGGCGGCGTTCAGGGCGCGGGCGGGCGGCGTCGGTGTGCTCGTCGTCGTCCGCGTGGTGGTCCGCTGGGCGGTGTTCATCGGTGGGGCTCCTTGTCGCGGGTGGCTTCGGTCGCCTGGTCGACGAGGTGGAGGAAGGCGGCTTCGACGGTGTCGGTGGCGGTGCGGGTGCGCAGGGCTTCGGGGGTGTCGTCGGCGAGGAGTCGGCCGGCGCGCATGAGGAGGAGGCGGTGGCAGCGTTCGGCCTCGTCCATGACGTGGGAGGAGACGAGGAGGGTGGTGCCGCGGGCGGCGAGGCGGTCGAAGAGGGCCCACAGGTCGCGGCGCAGGACGGGGTCGAGGCCGACGGTCGGTTCGTCGAGGACGAGGAGGTCGGGGGTGCCGAGGAGCGCGACGGCGAGGGAGACGCGGCCTCGCTGTCCGCCGGAGAGGTGGCCGGCGAGGGCGTCGGCGTGGGAGGTGAGGTCGACGTCCGTGAGAGCGCGGTCGACGTCGGCGCGGCGGGCGGCGTGGGGGCGGGAGGGGTCGAGGACCGCCGCGAAGTAGTCCAGGTTCTGCCGGATCGTCAGGTCGTCGTACACGGACGGGGCTTGGGTGACGTAGCCGATGCGGCTGCGGAGGGAGGGGTGGCCGGCGGGGTGGCCGAGGACGTTCAGGGTGCCGGTGACTTTGGCCTGGGTGCCGACGATCGACCGCATGAGGGTCGTCTTGCCGCAGCCGGAGGGGCCGAGGAGGCCGGTGATCTGGCCTTTCGGGACGGTGAAGTCGAGATCGCGGAGGACTTGGCGGGGGCCTCGGGTGACAGTGAGGGAGGTGGCTCGGACGGCGGGGACGGGGTCAGGGGTGGAGTCACGGGCGGAGTCAGGGGCGGGGGTCGGGCGGTGGGGGGTGTCGGGGGGCTTCGGGGTTTTATTCATCATGTGATGAATAGTGCTCGCAGCAGGCTGCGGCGTCAAGGGCCACGGGGGTGTCGAGGGACGCGGAGGTGTCGAGGGGAGCGCGCGCGTGCTCGTTTCGCGCCTCACTACCCCCCCGCGCGCCACCCGGGCGCCGGTGTGCGGGCGGGCGGCATTGCCGACAATGGAATTCATGCGCGGAACGGCGGGGTTCCGGGTCGCGCGTGGCGTCTGTCAGGTCGTACGAAAAGCCTTCTTGGACGGCCGCGTCCCTCCCCCGGGCGTGGCGCCCACGCGTCTCCCGCTTGCCGACCGGAGGTGCTGTCGAGATGCGCCGTGGCGTACGCAAGGCCGATCTGTCCGCTTCGCTTGTCGTGTTCCTGGTCGCGTTGCCCCTGTGCGTGGGGGTCGCGATGGCCTCGGGGGTGCCGCCCGAGCTGGGGCTGGTCACCGGAATCGTGGGCGGTCTCGTCGCGGGGGCGCTGCCGGGCAGCAGTCTCCAGGTCAGCGGGCCCGCCGCCGGGCTGACGGTGCTCGTGTACGAGGCCGTCCAGGCGTACGGGCTGCACGCGCTCGGCGTCCTGGTGTGCGCCGCCGGGCTGCTGCAGATCGGGCTCGGGGCGCTGCGGCTGGGGCGGTGGTTCCGGGCCGTGTCCGTCGCCGTCGTCCACGGGATGCTCGCCGGGATCGGGCTCGTCCTGGTCGCCGGGCAGGTGTACGCGCTCGGGGACGCGAGCGCGCCGGCGGGTGGGCTCGGCAAGCTCGCGGGGCTGGTGCGGCTGCCCGGCGAGGCGGATCCCGTGGCGTTGTCAGTGGGGGGTGCCACCATGGCCGTACTGCTGCTGTGGGGGCGGTGGCGGCGTGGGGCGCGGCTCGTGCCCGCGCCGCTCGTGGCGGTCGCGCTCGCGGCGGTGGTGACCGGGGTGTTCGACCTCGGGGTGCGGCGGGTCGAGGTGCGGGGGCTGTGGGAGGCGGTCCGGGTGCCGGGCCTCGCCGACGTCGGGCGGCTCGCGGAGGTGGGGGTCGTCGGGACCGTCGTCGCGTTCGCGCTCATCGCGTCGGCGGAGTCGCTGTTCAGCGCGGCGGCCGTGGACCGGCTGCATGACGGGAGGAGGACCGACTACGACAAGGAACTGATGGCCCAGGGCACCGGGAACACCGTGTGCGGGCTGCTGGGGGCGCTGCCCATGACCGCGGTCATCGTCCGCAGCGCGGCCAACGTCCACGCGGGCGCGCGGACCAAGGCGTCCCGCGTGCTGCACGGGGGC encodes:
- a CDS encoding ABC transporter permease; protein product: MNTAQRTTTRTTTSTPTPPARALNAARTTATAARVLRQLRHDPRTIALLVLLPCLLLVLLRYVFDGSPRTFDNIGASLLGIFPLITMFLVTSIATLRERTSGTLERLLAMPLGKADLITGYALAFGALAIVQSALATGLAVWFLGLDVTGSPWLLLLVALLDALLGTALGLFVSAFAASEFQAVQFMPAVIFPQLLLCGLFTPRDAMHPVLEAASDVLPMSYAVDGMNEILRHTDTTTAFVRDVLVVAGCALLVLALGAATLRRRTR
- a CDS encoding ABC transporter ATP-binding protein, with amino-acid sequence MMNKTPKPPDTPHRPTPAPDSARDSTPDPVPAVRATSLTVTRGPRQVLRDLDFTVPKGQITGLLGPSGCGKTTLMRSIVGTQAKVTGTLNVLGHPAGHPSLRSRIGYVTQAPSVYDDLTIRQNLDYFAAVLDPSRPHAARRADVDRALTDVDLTSHADALAGHLSGGQRGRVSLAVALLGTPDLLVLDEPTVGLDPVLRRDLWALFDRLAARGTTLLVSSHVMDEAERCHRLLLMRAGRLLADDTPEALRTRTATDTVEAAFLHLVDQATEATRDKEPHR
- a CDS encoding SulP family inorganic anion transporter, producing the protein MRRGVRKADLSASLVVFLVALPLCVGVAMASGVPPELGLVTGIVGGLVAGALPGSSLQVSGPAAGLTVLVYEAVQAYGLHALGVLVCAAGLLQIGLGALRLGRWFRAVSVAVVHGMLAGIGLVLVAGQVYALGDASAPAGGLGKLAGLVRLPGEADPVALSVGGATMAVLLLWGRWRRGARLVPAPLVAVALAAVVTGVFDLGVRRVEVRGLWEAVRVPGLADVGRLAEVGVVGTVVAFALIASAESLFSAAAVDRLHDGRRTDYDKELMAQGTGNTVCGLLGALPMTAVIVRSAANVHAGARTKASRVLHGGWLLLFAAVIPGVLGLIPVAALAALLVHAGCKLVPLREVRALWGSDRGEVVVLGVTCVAIVLGNLFEGVLVGLALAVAKTAWEISHVQVEIEDRGDGLVVRVVGHATFLRLPKLLDVLEGLPVDREVRLELGELRHVDLACAAALEGWVSERGERGRVGVVSGG